The following proteins are encoded in a genomic region of Triticum dicoccoides isolate Atlit2015 ecotype Zavitan chromosome 1B, WEW_v2.0, whole genome shotgun sequence:
- the LOC119330565 gene encoding uncharacterized protein LOC119330565: MEDELQRSRSPAATPEPSTPPLWPSGMRVASEFTTSPPRRSGRHVVGADGASATDEDSMQRAMRRTASRNLDFDGNSYMLAMAPYVVYPAEAGGQRPFYDGFYPVGVLGQGHFLPPWMAV; the protein is encoded by the exons ATGGAGGATGAGCTGCAGCGTTCTAGGTCTCCCGCTGCTACGCCGGAGCCGTCTACACCACCTTTATGGCCCTCTGGGATGCGGGTTGCTTCGGAGTTTACTACTTCACCGCCTAGACGTAGCGGCCGCCATGTTGTTGGGGCTGATGGGGCCTCTGCCACTGATGAGGATTCCATGCAGAGGGCCATGCGTAGAACGGCATCGCGGAACCTCGACTTTGATG GTAATTCATATATGCTTGCGATGGCTCCGTATGTGGTCTATCCTGCAGAGGCCGGAGGACAGAGACCTTTTTATGATGGCTTCTACCCGGTTGGAGTGCTCGGCCAGGGACATTTTTTAcccccatggatggcggtgtga